The following proteins are co-located in the candidate division WOR-3 bacterium genome:
- a CDS encoding PD-(D/E)XK nuclease-like domain-containing protein, whose amino-acid sequence MDLDTSPNQRQRIIDKLRDDENYYGEFGSKFLSNSNIKTLFENPLALREPTEKTVAMVMGGYLHTVILEPNKIDKFKIVEASTRNTKAYKEISQGEIVLLQHEVDILHELKDVIMRNNLCNSLIRGDREGASIEYEVPAVMEHNGLWWKGKADVLNHDEGLIVDVKSTSSLDTFRFSADRYNYDSQAFLYKKLFGYDFIFVVADKTTKKIAIFECSQAFLDRGERKVEKASDIYELYYKTPDFDPYQYIEMLTL is encoded by the coding sequence ATGGATTTAGATACAAGTCCTAATCAGCGGCAACGGATCATAGATAAGTTGCGCGATGACGAGAATTACTACGGTGAATTTGGTTCAAAGTTCCTATCGAACAGTAACATCAAGACGCTGTTTGAAAATCCGCTTGCCCTTCGTGAACCTACTGAGAAGACTGTCGCTATGGTGATGGGTGGTTACCTGCATACGGTAATCTTGGAACCGAATAAGATCGACAAGTTTAAAATCGTGGAGGCTTCGACCAGGAATACCAAAGCGTATAAGGAAATCAGCCAAGGCGAAATAGTGCTGCTTCAGCATGAGGTGGACATATTGCATGAGTTGAAAGACGTTATCATGCGTAACAATCTGTGTAACAGTTTAATACGTGGTGATCGTGAAGGAGCCAGTATCGAGTACGAAGTACCAGCAGTCATGGAACATAATGGTCTATGGTGGAAAGGTAAGGCTGACGTGTTAAATCACGATGAAGGACTTATTGTGGATGTTAAATCTACCTCATCGCTGGATACATTTAGATTCTCCGCGGACAGGTATAACTACGATTCACAGGCGTTCCTGTACAAAAAGTTGTTTGGTTACGATTTTATTTTTGTCGTGGCTGATAAAACAACCAAAAAAATCGCTATCTTTGAATGCTCACAAGCATTTCTAGACAGAGGCGAGCGTAAAGTAGAAAAGGCTTCTGACATATACGAGCTTTACTACAAGACCCCGGATTTCGATCCATATCAATACATTGAAATGTTAACCCTTTAA